The genomic region CATGCGGATGCGGTAACTGCTGTCTTCGTCGATCGCCGGAAGCACGAACGTGGTTTCCGGCAGCCGCGTCCATTTGGCGATGGCCTGCATCTGCGCGTCGGTCAGCCCCTCCGCGTCCAGCACGACCGCCAGCGGATTGCCGGCGCCGGGGCGGTCGGCGAAAACATCGACTTGGGCATAGCGTCGGGCATTCATCGGCGGGGCGGTCCTGCGGGGTCGGGTGCGCAGAGTAGCAGCGGGTGTGCTGCGGAATTGCGTCGCGGTCGCATCACCAGGCGACTTCACCACGGATCACCGGCTGCACTTCGCCGCCGATCCACATTTCGTTTTCGGCATCGATGCGCACCGTCACCCGTCCATCGCGCCCGAGTTCGCGACCCTGGCTGCCGATGTAGATGCCGTCCCGGCCCGGGAGTCGGCCGGCGGCAGCGAGCCGCGCGCCGATCGAGGCCTGTGCGCTGCCGGTGACCGGGTCCTCGGGAATGTTGTCGGCCGGGCAGAACGCGCGGACCACGAGATGATGGCCGTCGCGTTCGTCAGGCGCGTGCACCGTCAGTCCGGTCGCGCCGGTGGCTTCGGTCAAGGTGGCAATCGCGGCGAGGTCGGGCTGCAGTCCGCGCACGGCGTCGGCGTCGGCCAGCTCGATCAGCCACCATCGCGGCCCGTTGTCCCATAGGGCGCGCTCAAGCGCGCCGACGCGCATGTTTCGAGTCGCTGCATCCAACAGGGCCGGTGCGAGTTCGGCACCGCCGACCCGTCGCGCGCGTGGCGCGCGGACGCTCGGAATCCATCCGTCGATCCCGTATCCGATCTCCACCGGCAGCAGGCCCGCTGCGCATTCCTGCATCAGTCGCGTCTTCCCGCGCATCACCAGGCCGGTGTCGATCGCAGCCCATGCGGCGCCGACGCTGGGATGGCCGGCGAACGGCAGTTCCTGGCGCGGCGTAAAGATGCGTACGCGGTAATCCGCAGCGGCGACGGTCGGCGACAGCAGGAAGATGGTTTCGGAAAGGTGGGTCCAGGCTGCGAAGGCCTGCATCTGCGAAGGATCGAAGCGATCGCCCTCGATCACCACACCCAATGGGTTGCCTGTGCCCGGGCGGGTGGCGAAGACATCCAATTGCAGATAGCGCAGCGGCATCATGCAGGTGGTTCCGGTGGCATAGAATGCGAAGTTCCGGCGCATGCCGGTACCCCCAGTCTACCGAACCCCTCACTGCCGATGCCCGAGACGCACTCCGCCGATCCCCGCCGCGCCGGCCCCTGGATCGTGCTCAAATTCGGCGGCACCTCGGTGTCGCGCCGCCACCGCTGGGACACCATCGGCCGATTGGCGCAACAGCGGGCCGATGAGAATGATGCGCACGCGGTTGCGTCCCGTGTCCTGGTGGTGGTGTCGGCGCTGTCGGGCGTCACCAACGAACTTCAAGCCATCGCCGATGGTCGCGGGATCCACGAGCGGATCGATGCGCTGGTCGAACGTCATCGTGCGTTCTGCGGCGAACTCGATCTTGATGCCGACCTTGCGCTCGGCGAGCGGCTGTCGGTCCTGCGGGCGCTCGGCAGCGATGCGCGCGCAGCATCGCGCAGCCTGGACTGGCAGGCGGACGTCCTGGCGCAGGGCGAGTTGCTGTCGTCGACGCTCGGTGCGGCGTATCTGCGCGCGCAGGGCCTCGATTTCGGCTGGTGCGACGCACGCGACTGGCTGTCGGCGGTGTCGTTGCCGAATGCCAGTGCGTGGGCGCAGCGGCTGTCGGTCAATTGCAGATATCGCGACGATGCCGGCACAGGCGACGACTTCGCGCAGCGCTTCGCGTCGCAGTCGACGCGGATGCTGATTTCGCAGGGTTTCATCGCTCGACATGCCGATGGCGGCACCGCGATTCTCGGCCGTGGCGGCTCCGACACGTCGGCTGCGTATTTCGGTGCCCTGCTCAAAGCGCAGCGGGTCGAGATCTGGACCGATGTGCCCGGCATGTTCAGCGCGAACCCGCGCGAAGTGCCCGACGCGCGGCTGCTGACCCGCCTCGATTATGCGGAAGCGCAGGAAATCGCGACCACCGGCGCGAAAGTGCTGCATCCGCGCTCCATCGCGCCGTGCCGCGACACCGGCGTCGCGATGGCGATCCTCGACACCGAACGCCCGGGACTGCCGGGCACGCGCATCGACGGCAATGCAGCCACGGTGCCGGGCGTGAAGGCGATCAGCCGCCGCAACGGCATCGTGCTGGTGTCGATGGAAAGCATGGGCATGTGGCAGCAGGTCGGTTTCCTCGCCGACGTGTTCGAGCGCTTCAAGCGTCATGGGCTGTCGATCGATCTGATCGGCTCGTCCGAAACCAATGTCACCGTGTCGCTCGACCCCAGCGAAAACCTGGTCAGCAGCGATGTGCTGGCCAAGCTGTCCGCGGATCTTGCCGAAGTCTGCCGGGTGAAGGTCATCGCGCCGTGCGCCGCGATCACCCTGGTCGGCCGCGGCATGCGCTCGCTGCTGCACAAGCTGTCGGATGTGTGGGCGACCTTCGGCCGCGAGCGCGTGCATCTGATTTCGCAGTCGTCGAACGATCTGAATCTGACCTTCGTCATCGACGAAGCCGATGCCGACGGCCTGTTGAACGAACTGCACGGCGAATTGATCCGCGGCGGCGCGATGCCGGTGCAGGATGCCTCGGTGTTCGGCCCGAGCTGGACCGAGATCGCGCATGGCAAAGCGCAGCGCGATGCGCCGTGGTGGCAGCACCGCGCCGCCGATCTGATCGTGCGCGCGCAGGCTGGAACGCCGCGCTATGTCCATCACCTTCCGACCGTACGCGAACGCGCGCGGATGCTGCGGGAGACGACTGCGATCGATCGGCGTTTCTATGCGCTGAAAGCCAATGCGCACCCGGAGATCCTTCGCGCGCTCGAGCAGGAAGGATCAGGTTTCGAATGCGTGTCGCTTGGCGAGGTCGAACATGTCTTCGCGATCTTGCCGGGCATCGACCCGCACCGCGTACTGTTCACGCCGAGTTTCGCGCCGCGCGCCGAATACGATGCCGCGTTCGCGCGCGGGGTCAACGTCACTGTCGACAGCGTCGAAGCGCTGCAGCATTGGCCCGGGACCTTCCGTGGCCGCGCGCTGTGGCTGCGGTTGGATCTGGGGCGTGGCGACGGTCATCACGCGAAAGTCCGCACCGGCGGCGCCGAGGCCAAATTCGGCCTGCCGCTGGGCAAGGTCGATGCCTTCGTGGCCGAAGCGCGCAAGCTCGATGCGACGATCGTGGCGCTGCACGCGCATCTCGGCAGCGGCATCGACAATCCGGGCCACTGGCGCGATGTCTACGCCGATCTCGCCGGCCTCGCCGAGCAGATCGGTACGGTCGATACGCTCGACATCGGCGGCGGGCTGCCGGTGCCGTACACGCCGGATGCGCGGCCGTTCGATGTTGCCGCGTGGCGCGCGGGGTTGGATGAGATCAAGTCTGCGTTCCCGGGCTTTCGTCTCGCGGTCGAGCCGGGGCGCTATCTCGTCGCCGAAGCCGGCGTGCTGCTGCTGCATGCAACGCAGGTGATCGAAAAGGACGGCGTACGTCGTATCGGTCTGGACGGTGGCATGAATGCTTTGATCCGCCCGGCGATGTACGACGCCTACCACGGCATCCATAATCTTTCGCGTCTCGACGATGTCGAAGCCGTTGCGTTCGATGTGGTCGGGCCGATCTGCGAAAGCAGCGATGTCTTCGGCCGCGCGCGCACATTGCCCAAAGCCACGGCGGAGGGCGATGTCGTGCTGATCGCCGACGCGGGTGCCTATGGCATGGCGATGGCCAACACCTACAACCTGCGGGCGCTGCCTGCAGAGGAAATCCTGGATGTTTGATGTTCCGGCTTGCGCATGGCAATTCCAGCGCGACGCGATCCGCGTCTTCCATTTCGTCCGCTGTGCCATGGATACGCAGACCGGTGTCGCGCAGTTGGTCTACGCCTTCGATGATGGCCCGGAGCTGATCGAAACCATCACTGTGCCCGGCGCGCCGTTCCATCTCGACGGCCTGCGCGCCGCCGCAGCGGAACAAGCGCTGCGCCTGCTGCACCTGATCGCCGGCATCAGCTATTACAAAGCGGCAGTACCACCGACGATCGCCGTCGACAGCTACAGCATCGATGCCGATACCGCCACGCTGCTGGAAACGATCTATCTCAATGGCCTCGGCGAATTCGCGTATCGCAATGGCCTGGATCTGCACGGGAAGATCCGGTTTCCTGTGGGGGGGGCTTCAGGCCCGACGGGCACCGACCCGCCGGTATCGGTGTTCGGGGCTGAAGCCCTTCCCACAAGTGCGGATTCGCTCGGCTTGCGCGAACACGCGTTGGTCGCGATCGGCGGCGGCAAGGATTCGCTGGTGAGCATCGAGGCCCTGCGCGGCATCGGCGTGGAACAGACCGTGACCTGGATCGGTGGTTCGCAGTTGATCAAGGCCTGCGCAGAGCGCACCGGGCTGCCGACCTTGAATCTCGGTCGTCAGCTTGCGCCGGAGTTGTTCGAGTACAACCGCCAAGGCGCGTGGAACGGGCATATCCCGGTGACTGCCGTGAATTCGGCGATCCTGGTGTTCGCGGCGGTGTTGCTGGATGCCGACCAGGTGGTGTTCTCGAACGAGCGCTCGGCCAGTTACGGCAGCATGATCGAAGGAACAGGCGAGGTGAATCACCAGTGGTCGAAAGGCTGGGCGTTCGAGCAGGCGTTCGGCGACCACGTGCAGCGCCATGTCGCAGCCGACCTGAAGTATTACTCGCTGTTGCGCCCGCTCAGCGAACTGGCGGTGGCGCGGCAGTTCGCGAAGACCGATCGTTACGACGCGCATTTCTCCAGTTGCAATCGCAACTTCCATATCCTCGGCGAGCGTCCTGTCAACCGCTGGTGCGGCGTCTGCCCGAAATGCCATTTCGTGTTCCTGGCGCTGGCGCCGTTCATGTCGAAACCGCGCCTGGTCGGTATTTTCGGCCGCAATCTGCTCGACGATGTCTCGCAGATCGGCGGTTACGATGCGTTGCTGGAATACCAGGACCACAAGCCGTTCGAGTGCGTGGGCGAGGGCAGGGAATCGCGCGCGGCCATGGCGACGCTCAGCGAGCGTCCGGAATGGCGCGAGGACGAGATCGTCGAGCGTTTCGCCCGTGAAATCCGCCCGCAGCTTTCGCCGGTCGAACAGCAGGTCGCACCGATGCTGGTCATCGACGACGAGCATCGCGTGCCGTCCGTCATCTGGGAACGCCTGCGTGCGCAATTCGCCGCTTAGCATTTCGCGACTCGACGGTTTGCGGGTCGCGCTCTGGGGCTGGGGCCGCGAGGGCCGTGCCGCATATCGCGCGCTGCGGCGCCGTTCGCCGGCGCTGCCGCTGACATTGTTCTGCGGTGCCGATGAAATCGAAGAAGCGCACGCACTCGAAGACGAGTTGCTGACGATCGACACCGATGCCGGCATCGAGCATCTGTCCCGGTTCGATGTGGTGGTGAAATCTCCCGGCATCAGTCCGTACAGGCCCGAAGCGCTCGGCGCCGCGCAGCGCGGCACGCGCTTCATCGGCGGCACCGCGTTGTGGTTCGCCGAAAATCCCGGGGCACGCACGATCTGCGTCACCGGCACCAAGGGCAAGAGCACCACCACCGCGCTGCTCGCGCATCTGTTGCGTGCCGGCGGGCATCGCACTGCGCTGTGCGGCAATATCGGGATGCCGCTGCTGGAGCTGCTCGATGTCGAGCCATCGGCGGAATTCTGGGCGATCGAACTGTCGAGCTACCAGACCCGCGATGTCGCGGCGTCCGGCGTGTCGCCGGAGATCGCGGTGGCGACCAATGTGTTCCCGGAGCATCTCGATTGGCACGGCAGCGAAGCGCGTTACGTCGAGGACAAGCTGGCGCTGTTCATCGAGGCG from Lysobacter sp. harbors:
- a CDS encoding UDP-N-acetylmuramoyl-L-alanine--D-glutamate ligase; the encoded protein is MRCWNTRTTSRSSAWARAGNRARPWRRSASVRNGARTRSSSVSPVKSARSFRRSNSRSHRCWSSTTSIACRPSSGNACVRNSPLSISRLDGLRVALWGWGREGRAAYRALRRRSPALPLTLFCGADEIEEAHALEDELLTIDTDAGIEHLSRFDVVVKSPGISPYRPEALGAAQRGTRFIGGTALWFAENPGARTICVTGTKGKSTTTALLAHLLRAGGHRTALCGNIGMPLLELLDVEPSAEFWAIELSSYQTRDVAASGVSPEIAVATNVFPEHLDWHGSEARYVEDKLALFIEAKPRIAILNAGDRALAALDLPDSEVRFFGGAGGWHLRGDVVCRGEEAVFDTSGLPLPGRHNRGNLCAVFAAIEALGLDAAALAPHAASFQPLPHRLQALGMRNGILYVNDSISTTPHASLAALDCFRAQRVALIVGGHDRGIDWADFAEAMHAQAPAAIVTVGQNGPKIHGLLAPVAAAAGFALAEAGDLGEATARARDLLGGEGVILLSPGAPSFGAYRDYTERGRHFATLAGFDPETIAAIPGLGID
- a CDS encoding bifunctional aspartate kinase/diaminopimelate decarboxylase; amino-acid sequence: MPETHSADPRRAGPWIVLKFGGTSVSRRHRWDTIGRLAQQRADENDAHAVASRVLVVVSALSGVTNELQAIADGRGIHERIDALVERHRAFCGELDLDADLALGERLSVLRALGSDARAASRSLDWQADVLAQGELLSSTLGAAYLRAQGLDFGWCDARDWLSAVSLPNASAWAQRLSVNCRYRDDAGTGDDFAQRFASQSTRMLISQGFIARHADGGTAILGRGGSDTSAAYFGALLKAQRVEIWTDVPGMFSANPREVPDARLLTRLDYAEAQEIATTGAKVLHPRSIAPCRDTGVAMAILDTERPGLPGTRIDGNAATVPGVKAISRRNGIVLVSMESMGMWQQVGFLADVFERFKRHGLSIDLIGSSETNVTVSLDPSENLVSSDVLAKLSADLAEVCRVKVIAPCAAITLVGRGMRSLLHKLSDVWATFGRERVHLISQSSNDLNLTFVIDEADADGLLNELHGELIRGGAMPVQDASVFGPSWTEIAHGKAQRDAPWWQHRAADLIVRAQAGTPRYVHHLPTVRERARMLRETTAIDRRFYALKANAHPEILRALEQEGSGFECVSLGEVEHVFAILPGIDPHRVLFTPSFAPRAEYDAAFARGVNVTVDSVEALQHWPGTFRGRALWLRLDLGRGDGHHAKVRTGGAEAKFGLPLGKVDAFVAEARKLDATIVALHAHLGSGIDNPGHWRDVYADLAGLAEQIGTVDTLDIGGGLPVPYTPDARPFDVAAWRAGLDEIKSAFPGFRLAVEPGRYLVAEAGVLLLHATQVIEKDGVRRIGLDGGMNALIRPAMYDAYHGIHNLSRLDDVEAVAFDVVGPICESSDVFGRARTLPKATAEGDVVLIADAGAYGMAMANTYNLRALPAEEILDV
- a CDS encoding PhzF family phenazine biosynthesis protein, whose amino-acid sequence is MMPLRYLQLDVFATRPGTGNPLGVVIEGDRFDPSQMQAFAAWTHLSETIFLLSPTVAAADYRVRIFTPRQELPFAGHPSVGAAWAAIDTGLVMRGKTRLMQECAAGLLPVEIGYGIDGWIPSVRAPRARRVGGAELAPALLDAATRNMRVGALERALWDNGPRWWLIELADADAVRGLQPDLAAIATLTEATGATGLTVHAPDERDGHHLVVRAFCPADNIPEDPVTGSAQASIGARLAAAGRLPGRDGIYIGSQGRELGRDGRVTVRIDAENEMWIGGEVQPVIRGEVAW